A genomic region of Micromonospora sp. NBRC 110009 contains the following coding sequences:
- the pgl gene encoding 6-phosphogluconolactonase, with translation MSEASVAVHADPDLLAQAVAARLVVKLLDAQADRGQASVVLTGGRIAAAVYRAVAALPARDAVDWSRVDVWWGDERFLPAGAPERNETQARAALLDAVPLDPARVHPMPASDGPAGNDPETAAAGYAEELARAARPGHAALPHFDVLLLGVGEDGHVASVFPEHPVHHDNRPVSAVRGSPKPPPVRTTLTLPAINTAEEVWLVAAGSDKARAVGMALAGAGPVQLPAAGVHGVARTLWLLDRAAAADVPPRLRSLR, from the coding sequence ATGAGTGAGGCGAGTGTCGCCGTACACGCCGACCCGGACCTGCTGGCGCAGGCCGTGGCGGCGCGGTTGGTGGTGAAGCTGCTCGACGCGCAGGCGGACCGAGGCCAGGCGTCGGTGGTGCTGACCGGCGGGCGGATCGCCGCGGCGGTCTACCGGGCGGTGGCGGCGCTGCCGGCCCGGGACGCCGTCGACTGGTCCCGGGTCGACGTGTGGTGGGGCGACGAGCGGTTCCTGCCGGCCGGTGCCCCGGAGCGCAACGAGACGCAGGCCCGGGCGGCGCTGCTGGACGCGGTGCCGCTGGACCCGGCGCGGGTGCACCCGATGCCGGCCTCGGACGGGCCGGCGGGCAACGACCCGGAGACGGCCGCCGCCGGCTACGCGGAGGAGCTGGCCCGGGCGGCCCGTCCGGGCCACGCCGCGCTCCCCCACTTCGACGTGCTCCTGCTCGGCGTCGGCGAGGACGGGCACGTGGCGTCGGTCTTCCCGGAGCACCCGGTGCACCACGACAACCGCCCGGTCAGCGCGGTACGGGGCAGCCCGAAGCCGCCGCCGGTGCGGACCACGCTGACCCTCCCGGCGATCAACACGGCCGAGGAGGTCTGGCTGGTGGCGGCCGGCAGCGACAAGGCCCGGGCGGTGGGCATGGCCCTCGCCGGGGCCGGGCCGGTGCAGCTTCCGGCGGCCGGGGTGCACGGGGTCGCCCGTACCCTCTGGCTGCTGGACCGGGCGGCGGCGGCCGACGTGCCACCCCGCCTCCGCAGCCTGCGCTGA
- a CDS encoding glucose-6-phosphate dehydrogenase assembly protein OpcA: MIGLWDTTGNEVVKALAAERRSAGGVASGMALSLIVVVDEKRVREAEAAATIAAAAHPCRLLVVVRSDIERDRNRLDAEIVVGGRLGPCEAVVMRMYGRLALHAESVVLPLLVPDVPVVTWWHGEPPEEIATDFLGVVADRRITDAAQAADPIAALRQRAADYAPGDTDLAWTRITPWRTLVAGAFDTAQAKVTEASVVAPKTDPTAALMRGWLAARLGIDPVWESTDEFPRMREVMLRCSNGDELALTRDDSVARFRRSGQEDRTLPLVRRPLGDELAEELRRLDADQVYAEALGAAAGLSGLDQRPAQRVHVWKDPATAQRAEAGVSAHAGATANP, encoded by the coding sequence GTGATCGGGCTGTGGGACACCACCGGCAACGAGGTGGTCAAGGCGCTCGCCGCCGAGCGGCGCAGCGCGGGCGGGGTGGCCAGCGGAATGGCGCTCTCCCTGATCGTCGTGGTGGACGAGAAGCGGGTCCGGGAGGCGGAGGCGGCGGCGACCATCGCGGCCGCCGCGCACCCGTGCCGGCTGCTCGTGGTGGTCCGCTCCGACATCGAGCGGGACCGCAACCGGCTGGACGCGGAGATCGTCGTCGGGGGCCGGCTCGGCCCGTGCGAGGCGGTGGTGATGCGGATGTACGGCCGGCTGGCGCTGCACGCCGAGTCGGTGGTGCTGCCGCTGCTGGTGCCGGACGTGCCGGTGGTGACCTGGTGGCACGGCGAGCCGCCGGAGGAGATCGCGACCGACTTCCTCGGCGTGGTGGCCGACCGGCGGATCACCGACGCGGCGCAGGCCGCCGACCCGATCGCCGCGCTGCGGCAGCGGGCGGCCGACTACGCCCCGGGCGACACGGACCTCGCCTGGACCCGGATCACCCCGTGGCGCACCCTGGTCGCCGGAGCGTTCGACACGGCGCAGGCGAAGGTCACCGAGGCGAGCGTGGTCGCCCCGAAGACCGACCCGACGGCGGCGCTGATGCGCGGCTGGCTGGCCGCCCGGCTCGGCATCGACCCGGTCTGGGAGTCCACCGACGAGTTCCCGCGGATGCGCGAGGTGATGCTGCGCTGCAGCAACGGCGACGAGCTGGCCCTCACCCGGGACGACAGCGTGGCCCGGTTCCGGCGCAGCGGCCAGGAGGACCGGACGCTGCCGCTGGTCCGCCGCCCGCTCGGCGACGAGCTGGCCGAGGAGCTGCGCCGCCTCGACGCCGACCAGGTGTACGCCGAGGCGCTCGGCGCGGCCGCCGGCCTCTCCGGACTCGATCAGCGTCCCGCCCAGCGGGTGCACGTGTGGAAGGATCCGGCGACCGCCCAGCGGGCCGAGGCCGGGGTCAGCGCCCACGCCGGCGCGACCGCCAACCCGTGA
- the zwf gene encoding glucose-6-phosphate dehydrogenase: MNPLRDPQDRRLPRIPEPCALVIFGVTGDLARKKLLPAVYDLANRGLLPPGFVVLGFARRDWGDGDFESLTYEAAKKHARTPWREEVWARLAGNIKFVGGSFDDDAAFDHLAATLDELRDSHGIAGNAAFYFSIPPAAFPVVLKQLARTGMADNAKSGGWRRVVVEKPFGNDLPSAKALNDLVDDVFTRQDVFRIDHYLGKETVQNILALRFANNLFEPLWNSKYVDSVQITMAEDVGIGTRAAFYDSVGTARDVLQNHLLQLLALVAMEEPTSFDADEIRTEKLKVLKAITLPQDIAADTVRGQYLPGWVGGERAVGYLEEEGVPQDSTTETYVAVKLGIQNRRWAGVPFYIRAGKRLPRRVTEVAIMFKKAPHLPFDPADMEALGPNQLVIRVQPDEGVVLKFGSKVPGTTMEVRDIAMDFQYGEAFTESSPEAYERLVLDVLIGDRTLFPDAAEVEQSWQVVDPLEHAWIGTKPEPYRAGEWGPRAADEMLAREGRAWRRA; encoded by the coding sequence GTGAATCCGCTGCGCGATCCTCAGGACCGGCGGCTGCCACGGATCCCGGAGCCGTGCGCCCTGGTGATCTTCGGGGTGACCGGCGACCTGGCCCGCAAGAAGCTGTTGCCGGCGGTCTACGACCTGGCCAACCGGGGGCTGCTGCCGCCCGGGTTCGTGGTCCTGGGCTTCGCCCGGCGTGACTGGGGCGACGGCGACTTCGAGTCGCTGACCTACGAGGCGGCGAAGAAGCACGCCCGCACCCCCTGGCGGGAGGAGGTCTGGGCGCGGCTGGCCGGCAACATCAAGTTCGTCGGCGGCTCGTTCGACGACGACGCCGCGTTCGACCACCTCGCCGCCACCCTGGACGAGCTGCGCGACTCGCACGGCATCGCCGGCAACGCCGCCTTCTACTTCTCCATCCCCCCGGCCGCCTTCCCGGTCGTCCTCAAGCAGCTCGCCCGCACCGGCATGGCGGACAACGCCAAGTCCGGCGGCTGGCGCCGGGTGGTGGTGGAGAAGCCGTTCGGCAACGACCTGCCCTCGGCGAAGGCGCTCAACGACCTGGTCGACGACGTCTTCACCCGCCAGGACGTCTTCCGGATCGACCACTACCTCGGCAAGGAGACGGTCCAGAACATCCTGGCCCTGCGGTTCGCCAACAACCTCTTCGAGCCGCTGTGGAACTCCAAGTACGTCGACTCGGTGCAGATCACCATGGCCGAGGACGTGGGCATCGGCACCCGGGCCGCCTTCTACGACTCGGTGGGCACCGCCCGCGACGTGCTCCAGAACCACCTTCTCCAACTCCTCGCGCTGGTCGCGATGGAGGAGCCGACGAGTTTCGACGCCGACGAGATCCGCACCGAGAAGCTGAAGGTGCTCAAGGCCATCACGCTGCCGCAGGACATCGCCGCGGACACCGTGCGCGGCCAGTACCTGCCCGGCTGGGTGGGCGGCGAGCGCGCGGTCGGCTACCTGGAGGAGGAGGGCGTCCCGCAGGACTCCACCACCGAGACGTATGTGGCGGTCAAGCTCGGCATCCAGAACCGGCGCTGGGCGGGCGTGCCGTTCTACATCCGGGCCGGCAAGCGGCTGCCCCGGCGGGTCACCGAGGTCGCCATCATGTTCAAGAAGGCGCCCCACCTGCCGTTCGACCCGGCCGACATGGAGGCGCTCGGCCCCAACCAGCTCGTCATCCGGGTCCAGCCGGACGAGGGTGTGGTGCTGAAGTTCGGCTCCAAGGTGCCGGGCACCACCATGGAGGTCCGCGACATCGCGATGGACTTCCAGTACGGCGAGGCGTTCACCGAGTCCAGCCCGGAAGCGTACGAGCGGCTGGTGCTGGACGTGCTGATCGGCGACCGGACGCTGTTCCCGGACGCCGCCGAGGTCGAGCAGAGCTGGCAGGTGGTGGACCCGCTGGAGCACGCCTGGATCGGCACCAAGCCGGAGCCGTACCGGGCCGGCGAGTGGGGCCCCCGGGCCGCCGACGAGATGCTGGCCCGCGAGGGCCGGGCTTGGCGTAGAGCGTGA
- a CDS encoding glucose-6-phosphate isomerase, translated as MSDLLAGPAELAGGLAVHGADTVDRSAAAPVREQLVAREVPARLAAKDPTLWGPDAAAEAQVRLGWVDTHERSRELLPQLAELVEELADLDHVVLAGMGGSSLAPEVIARTLGRPLTVLDTTDPGQVRAALTDRLDRTVVVISSKSGSTVETDSHRRAYWQAFLDAGMTEAEAARHLVVVTDPGSPLEATAAEMGVVTILADPEVGGRYSALTAFGLVPAALAGVAVTDLLDDADALAGSLAQDRDNPGLALGAALGAAATTGRATVALVSDGTGVDGLGDWAEQLLAESTGKAGAGILPVVVESPDAPGATGPDVLTVSYGGALGPGQLPGVEADVAVNGSLGAHFLTWEYATAIAGAALGVNPFDQPNVAESKENTARILAAGAPAEAPTFTEGAVEGYAPAGAPADLAGVLRWLLDGLGDDGYLAVTAYLDRRADAAVAGLRPLLARAAGRPVTFGWGPRFLHSTGQYHKGGPPVGSYLQVTGAVTDDLPVPGRPYTFAELQAAQAAGDRQALADRGRPVLRLHLTERAAGAAQLLDAAKGTRT; from the coding sequence GTGAGCGACCTGCTGGCCGGTCCGGCGGAGCTCGCCGGCGGGCTGGCCGTGCACGGCGCGGACACGGTCGACCGGTCCGCCGCCGCGCCGGTGCGCGAGCAACTGGTCGCCCGAGAGGTGCCCGCCCGGCTCGCCGCCAAGGACCCCACCCTGTGGGGCCCGGACGCGGCGGCCGAGGCGCAGGTCCGGCTCGGCTGGGTGGACACCCACGAGCGCAGCCGGGAGCTCCTCCCCCAGCTCGCCGAACTGGTCGAGGAACTGGCCGACCTGGACCACGTGGTGCTCGCCGGGATGGGCGGCTCGTCGCTCGCCCCGGAGGTGATCGCCCGTACCCTCGGCCGGCCGCTGACCGTGCTCGACACCACCGACCCCGGTCAGGTCCGGGCGGCCCTCACCGACCGCCTCGACCGGACCGTGGTGGTGATCTCCAGCAAGTCCGGCTCGACGGTGGAGACCGACAGCCACCGGCGGGCGTACTGGCAGGCGTTCCTGGACGCGGGGATGACCGAGGCCGAGGCGGCCCGGCACCTCGTGGTGGTCACCGACCCCGGCTCCCCGCTGGAGGCGACCGCCGCCGAGATGGGGGTGGTCACCATCCTGGCCGACCCGGAGGTGGGCGGCCGGTACTCGGCGCTCACCGCCTTCGGCCTGGTCCCCGCGGCTCTCGCCGGGGTCGCGGTGACCGACCTGCTCGACGACGCGGACGCCCTCGCCGGGTCGCTGGCGCAGGACCGGGACAACCCCGGCCTGGCCCTGGGCGCGGCGCTGGGCGCGGCGGCCACCACCGGCCGGGCCACCGTCGCCCTGGTGTCCGACGGCACCGGCGTCGACGGGCTGGGCGACTGGGCGGAGCAGCTGCTCGCCGAGTCCACCGGCAAGGCCGGCGCGGGGATCCTGCCGGTGGTGGTGGAGTCCCCGGACGCCCCCGGCGCCACCGGCCCCGACGTGCTCACCGTGAGCTACGGCGGCGCACTCGGCCCCGGCCAGCTGCCCGGCGTCGAGGCCGACGTGGCGGTCAACGGCTCTCTCGGCGCCCACTTCCTGACCTGGGAGTACGCCACCGCGATCGCCGGGGCGGCGCTCGGCGTCAACCCGTTCGACCAGCCGAACGTCGCCGAGAGCAAGGAGAACACCGCCCGCATCCTCGCCGCCGGGGCACCGGCGGAGGCGCCCACGTTCACCGAGGGCGCGGTCGAGGGGTACGCCCCGGCCGGTGCCCCCGCCGACCTGGCCGGCGTGCTGCGGTGGCTGCTCGACGGGCTGGGCGACGACGGGTACCTGGCGGTGACGGCGTACCTCGACCGGCGGGCCGACGCGGCGGTGGCCGGGCTGCGGCCGCTGCTGGCGCGGGCGGCCGGACGCCCGGTGACCTTCGGGTGGGGGCCGCGGTTCCTGCACTCCACCGGGCAGTACCACAAGGGCGGCCCGCCGGTCGGCAGCTACCTTCAGGTGACCGGCGCGGTCACCGACGACCTGCCGGTGCCCGGCCGCCCGTACACCTTCGCAGAGCTTCAGGCGGCTCAGGCCGCCGGCGACCGGCAGGCCCTCGCCGATCGCGGGCGACCGGTGCTGCGCCTGCACCTGACCGAGCGGGCGGCGGGCGCCGCCCAGCTGCTGGATGCGGCCAAAGGGACACGGACGTGA